In Glycine max cultivar Williams 82 chromosome 10, Glycine_max_v4.0, whole genome shotgun sequence, the DNA window CAGATTCAAAATCAGAGACAGTTCCGTCAAGTTAAAAATCCATAtcagagcaaaaaaaaaaaaaaaaaagcaaaaacaaaaacactcgAAAGCAGAGAAGCTGAAAAGTAAACAGGAGATAAACATGTATGAATAAACGACAGTGAGATGGCAAAACGCACGAAACCTGGTTCTGGTGCTGCTGAAGCCGAGCTACGGAAACGGCGGAGAAAACGAAACGAATACTAatagaaagaataaaagagaaGCAAGCACAGCACAACGAAGCGGTGTGAAGGCTTCTTATTCGTTTATTCGAAAGCAGAAAACAAGAAATTCTTTCGTGGCGTAGCACAACGAAGCACAGGAGAAGAGGATCATTATTGTGACGGActctttttttaagttttttattttattattactaatttattatgatgtcataataatattatagtgTGTAATAAAActccttttcttattatttatttttctggtTCAATTTTGCTTTGCCTCATGAAAAATCTTTCCTACAAATACACAAGTGGGTCAAATTAGGGATTGAGACTTGAGAGTTGAGACAGTAGAGATTGAGAGATGCTTCATCCTTCCTTCTTGTCCACTTCAAAATTGACCACATTGTCTTGCCCTATGCTTAATGCTAACCTATTCTATAACATATTTATTGGACATACTTTTTCTTAATTgacatttagtaaaaaattataaataaatgttatggCATACTTAACGAGTTTTATTCATGATTTTATGGGAGGTTTAATAAccaatagtaaaaaatataagaaaaataagtaagtagaattataaaatataccTAGTGGCCGAATGAAGGAAgaatttgcttctttttttttcatattactcTCGAATAAAATTGGGTGGTATTCACAGACaagattataaatttttgtttttctccttAAATCGTCTCCTCTCAAATAAGTGCAaggtaaatgaaaataaagaggaAGAAACTAGATGAAAGGAAGGTAgaataaaaacatcaaaattttactatttatttgacagggaaatttgaaaaaaaaaagtttaaatgttAGTCCCACATATAAACGAATTTAATAGAGTATACTATTAGGCTATTTTTTACACAATCAATCATATGTATGAGAACATTTCTAAAGAAAGTTGCTTAATGAATTGTTTAGGAAATTTCGTATTCAATGCTATATGGTTAGCTAACCAAATGCTGTTAATTCCAGAGTGCGTACAAATTAACACCACTGTTCTTCTTTGAAGGAATTATTGAGCTCCTCTTTAagcaacaaatatatataactatcAATTTTTAGATAAAGCTTTCAGAAAATAGTGTGACAATGCAAATTAAAGACAGTAAAGTCAAACTCTGATATTTAGAAATGCTGCCTATATATGTTTGCGACTTGCGAGTGGAAGATTATTTCCCCACGAGACTCTTACGAAATAATTATGGATTTTTGGTCCAAGGAGTGGAAGATTAAACAAATTGAATTAGCGTGAGTGTTACATTATACATACAAAAATGCAAATACACataatacatattaaaaaaatggaattcACAACAGCCTAAGCAAACTCTGAGAAAGCTTGATCAGATTCGTGGCATAAAAGTTCTTGCTTTACGTCTTTAAacatcaattaaattattttgaactaGATGCTATAATATCATTGTGCAAAACTCATTTTTTAGCTGGCTGAGATCATGGATCGTTCTTAATGGCTAACGTGTCCAAGGAAGGTAGCTCTAACATAACATAACTAATTGATAGTATATTGTAAGGCATTATTCAGCAAGAAGCTGGCTAATTTTACATCTTTATGGGAATAACATGCATGATTTGTGAATTGATGATTGGCTTCACTGTGGTCCCAGTCCACTTGAAATTCAACTGAACTTTGAATTCTATGGCCCACATCAGTATCTATTTTATAGTGAGTGGATGGCCAAACTGTCAAAAGTTTACCAAAAACACAATTTGGATGCCTCAAATAGCTAAAAGTCAAATTTGACTTGGagaataaaaatcttttaaaaaaatgtggaaCGTGAAATGGAATCAGGCTAAACATGGGCACAGATCAGCTCGAAAACAATTGGGTCAACCACTTTTGTACTCACTCCAATTGGCTAAGTCATTCACTTAGTAACCTTTTATCATGAATGTAAAGATTGTAGGATTTCAACATTTTATGTgtgaatgtttttaaatttatgtttcttttttttattgttactgataaaaaaatattttattttaattttaatttttaaagtagttttttatcaacaaatattaatggttagtatgttaatttttattagaagaGATTTAAATCaatgatattttctttcttcattatCAAGTCAATCTTATATCTCTCTTCTCCTTCACCCTTTCTCTCTCAATTATCATGTAACAAAATCACATAAAAGTAAAACACTCATCTCTCATGTCAAAAAAGTATTAGAATATATTTGGATAAGCTTCTCTATAAATACttctaggaaaagaaaataaaaaggaaaaaacagaaaatgaattcTACAtaagtaaaatgatttttacattagttaatTATTAGCTAATTTATAAATGTCCtctcatcttttattttaaaaaagatatatgaaaaagtttttacaaattaactaatgaagaatttattttaagttatgcaaaaaacttattttctttttatcttcttattttttccctCTTAGATTGCTTTTAGAAAATTACATCCAACCATACCCTTAATCCATTCTGCCATCTTCTATCACAAAAAATGGATGGCTCTGCATTATTATTTGGTTTTTCTGAAGCCCAGCTACTGGTCCCAACCTATTGGGCTTGTTGGTTTCTTTTCACATCCATCTTTAAGTATAAATACTTGAAAATTTCTATTTCCACCTCCATATTACTAATACACTCCTCTCTTTCTCCCTTTCatattattaagttttttttttttaccaaaatggaTTAAAAACAGAAACTAATTACTATAAAGGGTTGGTCAAGAAAGTATTTACCAAAATGAGTGATTTTTATCACGTAGAAAGTAGGAAATGCCATCTGGGTAGCACTTTTTGCCTTTTTGTTTGTGTTAGGAGGTATCATGTTAGTATCTCTATCCTATTAGTAACTTTGTCGACACTAAATATAACTCATGTtacattttcattcaatttagTGTCAATCAAGACGACAAAAGATACTTTACAACAATTTATTTTCAGCTCAATTAATCATGTTTGTGTTGTATTGATGAAACAatctataataattaatttatatataatatctttatttaaatCCATTTGACATGTCTTTTaggtttcaatttatttatattatatatttttattgtaataaaagagattcatttaatcataatattattatatctaaaatattattattattattattatttatatgtaaaaatcaGATGAGGAGATTTACAATAACTCACTTTTATTCAATCAAGTGAGTTAAATTCTcgtgataaaatatattattttattaagaaaatatatttttaaataaagaaaaattaaaattacagttATAATAGTGTTTGAATTatcatttaatcttttattatataattgcatttcaatataaattttgtaattataatatacttttcatttttttactaattaaaaattgaaataaagattaataaatacataggaatgaaaacaaaatatgagagagtttatttaaactttttttaaaaaagaatatataattttaataaaataagtaacttTATCTTAAATAAGTATCTTGCGTTGACTCAACCGAtactaaattaaatcaaaatgtgATACAATGGGGATATTTAGCACACTTGATACCATTGAAACAATCAGATTAATGTCTTTGGCTAcatgataaacaaaaaatacaagtaCTAAGATGACACCTTCTATACATGACAAAAAACacctattttactaaatattttcttgaccaatatttttaattcattttggtaaaaaaaaaaaaatccaattactCTTCTCTCTGGAAAAAGCACTCCCCCTCTCGAAGCCAACTTTCAAAATCCATGCTGATATTGAAAACtgatgaaccaatataaaagaaAGGACACTTGGGAATGCGTAGAGAAGACACGAAACCACACATTTGAGCAGAGTTTTTACCGAAGCAATCAAccacaaaatcaaatttatcaaCCTTAAAATCTGCAAAAGAGGgatcaaatttgaattttagcAAAACCTCCTTGTTAATAAACTCTTCATTCTCGGAACGTAACAAGGTTGAAGCATATCGTGAATTTGTAATTTCGCATAGCAGAGGAACCAATTGCATTGGAACAAAGATCACACCCTTAAATTCATCATAATTACGCATCTCCTTAACCATGATCTGCCCCTTTAGGTCTTGCTCGCCACAACGTTGGCGTCGGCGAATGACCCCTCAAAAAGAGATGAGATTTCGAACGAATAAAGAAATTGGAAGAGAACGTTGATCGTTCCACATGCGAGCGAGAAGGGGTTGAAGGTAGAGGAGCTCAGTGTCACCGTTGCCGCTCCACCTTCATGCCAGGTCACACATTCCACATAGTCAGGCACAtgtgctagttttttttttttttttttttgggagagGGTTTGTTTCTTCCGAAAGAGTGTATGAGGAATTGAGGATTGAGGGGACTGTACTTACTGGGTAGtttgggaaaataaataaaaaataatggaaaagatgGACTGTATAAGCAATGAGGGTGAGTGGAAATAGCAATTGCCAAATATTTTAGATCcccagtgatttttttttttttacagttaaTATGAGTTTTTAAGACTGTaagaaaaatgtaaatgaaattaatccaaaaaaaattgatgtaaaaaataaaaataaaaataaaaattagcatTATCTTGTATCTATTTTCAagtttttatttcctttaattttgtaTAAGAGAATTAGTTGAGAgttaattcttaaattaaaatataaaaaaaaattaaaaccaaaggaGTGGTAAGTTGATTCATGCAGAACCCAAAGAACTGAAGAAGTAACATTTGGAAGCGTAATAGGGTATTATGATGCTGCTTATACTAGTAAATAGTAACCATGACACTTGTTATTTGATAATTGGATACATGTTCGTTTTTTGGTCGGGATTAGTGTCTTGGTGCAACAAGAGACTGTCTACTGTATCTTTGTCAAGTACAGAGTAGGAATAACGGCAGCTTAAGGGTGTACGTAGCTTATACAACTATTACAAGATGTACCTCAACTGATTGATTATGTAATGAAGTTATATAGTGACAATCAGGTAGCAATTCACTTGGTAGAAAATCTTATCTTTCATGCCAGAACGAAGCATGTGGAAGTGCATTATCATTGTACCAAAGGAAAGGTACTATAGGTGACATTGGGAAGAACTATATTAGCACGGAAGGCTAGATTGCAGATACATTTACCAAAAGGACTCAGTGGTCCTAAATTTGAAAAGTTAGAAGACAGCTACTTGGCATGATTTTGAGATTTCCGTCAAGGGAAAAAGTCATTGAGGGAGAGTATTAATTAAAGTTCAACAAATTTAGTGTAAAGttgctttaattttaaaacttgaagACATTAAACACCAACTTAAATGTGTTTTGTTTGAATAAGGTGTAACTCAATTGGTTGAATAAGATACGTAAGTTAATTGTTGTAAATTTCTGATATCTATTTTCGATTCTTACTGATTAGaaaacaaatttgttttgcccgaCAAAACGAAATTATAAACAACACTAACATTTCAATATTTACTAAAATCAGGAAAAAATAACAATTCGTTCTTTGAACGACTTTTAGCATGTCCAGTTGCCTGAAAAAGAGGCAATAAACAAGAAACAGATTAAGCGAAGTTTCTATCCTCCTCCACTCTTTATTCTTTACACTCCATGCCTCTATTTTGTTAGCATGTCTATAGGACACCTTTTTTTGTACAAGAAAAATCACCTCATCAGTCAGAGTCTATCTCTCGAAATGGTAGTGGAACTGTCTTCACTGCCCGGTAATGACCAACGTTATTTAGATGTTCATTTTCCAACCTGTTCAGACATATCAAGTTCATGAGTGATTTTGTTCACTATTTATCAACTGTTAAGGACCAATTTTAGAAGCTTAAGGTTTTAACATGAGTCGGTACTCGGTCTGTAATATGGTAACAGATACTATAAAACCAAATTATTATGACTTAGAGTTCTTTCATTGTCACCCTAGATTCTAGTGAGTAGTGTAGTGACATTATTGTTTTGACCCAAAGTTTACGTAGGCATGTGCTGTGCCCATGCTTTAAACTCATGATTTTCATGTGAGGAGTATATTAGAAACATTGTGTTTTAACAGGCCAGTACCTAAAAGTATGTGGTTTTAATAGGACTTGCTTATTGGTAAACACAAATAGTGAAATAGTTTGTTACATTGGATGAGATAGGCATTTTGAAGTCCTGATTAATCCAAGAAGGAAATTCTAAAGGATAAAAAAACTCAGTCATCTCttcaaaatatgataaaatataccTGTAGAAATTCCAATGCCCTCTCCGAATAACCTCAAGTGCAGCTAATAAAAAGTCTAGTAGTCGTGACTGAACAGGCCCTACTTTGAAGTGCATGATAGTCTCCACCCACGTCACTCTTAAGACAATGTTTAAGACCTGCAGTCCAACATCACTTCGTTATATAAAAAGCTTATGATTGTGATATTCAGATCAGGAGGTAAAGAAAACTTACAATAGACATATAGTATATGCTTTTATTCTTTAGAATTAGATCATCTCTGAGCCATGGATTTATGGATTTTGGATTAAGAAATCCCCAGTCCTTGATAAAATCCCAGTACAGTTGATACATTGTGGCCACCACAGAAGTGATTAAGACTATAGCAAACCATAGATTGTCATTTTGCCTGCTGTATGTTACTCTAGCCCCTGCTGCCACCATTGCTGAGACATACTTTCCCATGTTAGCCAAATGGTTCACATCACCATCATCAAACCACCGTCTTGCACACTTGTAAGAGCATTCAATAAGCACGTGTTAGTTTGTGAAATAATGGGGAATACACAGTATAAGAGAAATTCAATTAGCAATGTAGCATGTCTCCAATTGTTGAAGTAGTTAATAATTAGTTTCCTAGGTTGCAATGTCAAAAGAGAAGTGCAATTACCAATCTGCATCCTAGGCTTACCTGCAAAGCACGCCAATAATATGGTAAAAATGAGATGATGTAAGTTATTTCCATATATAATCTTCCAGAATGGCAGGTATCAGGGTGGTGTGTTTTGAATGCTCTAGCAAAAATGTGACAACCTGCACTTTCCAAATGCCTAAGCAATGGAATCTGTAAACACAACcatcacataaaaaattaatgttacttAAGATGCACAATAATAAGTAGAAGTGAAAAAACCTCAATAATAAAATCAACTTGTAGGCTATAATAAGATCACCTGGCTAGTTAGTTGGTCAGCCATAAAAAAGTCTACTAGAAGAACCTGtagaaatgataaattaaaatgaaaaaaaaaatgccaagTTCAGTTTTCTACATATATGGTATTACAATGTATCCAATAGTTCCAAGAAATTAAATGAGGGAAGTTTACCTTATAAAAGGGAGAGCATACTATGTTGCGAATAACACGGATGAAGCAGTAACGTGTGGGGCGATAAAAAAGGTCAAATGGGCAAATGAGCAATACTACGAAAAACTGAAAATCGAATTTCATAATCAGTATAAAGGTTTATAAATTACTTTCCCAAATTTCAAGCAAACTAAGCTAGTTTATCTTATAAAATAACTAGGAAAAGCAATAGTTATTAGACTAACCAGAAGAAGAATTCCAGGAATGGCATCAATTTCCGTAGGAGAAAAGTTTGCAGCCCTTAGAAGCAGATGTATGACCATTGCCCCAATCACAGTTGTCATTAAGGTAGTGCTCATCAGAAACGCATCTCTGTGCTTCAGTGCTGTGCTTGGTGAGAattcaaatatgaaattataattgattCTTGTATTCTTCCACATGAACAGGTTGCATCCATACATAAACAAGTGCAGGCTTAACAATGTAAACACACTGCACAAAATCATTGTAACCATTATTAGTGCACCAATAACATAGTCATTTTTGTCTAAAATTCTGCAAATTAAATTTTCAGGGGAGTTTTTACAATCTGTTTAGTTTAAGTTCATTTAATTTCAtggtttataattataaaggcaagttaaaaaagatatataggATTTTATAATCTACCTAGTAGAATTTTTTATCTCAATGTTACCCTTATTAATATTTGGAATTAATGTAACAATTTAAGGGTGTCTAAATAAAGATATAATGTGAGAAATGTGTTCAAGTTGGAACAATGTGAAGAAACCTGAAAACGGGGTAGACTGTTTCCATATAAGCTGGCTCGTTATTAGAGGAGAATATACCGCACAAATGTGCCAAGATTGCATATACACAAAACAAGGATACAAAGCAACCTGTAGACAACCCTGCAGACACAGTAAAATTTGACTAATTAGCTTGGTTGGTCCACACTGCCCAAATTAGTGGCCACTAAGCATAGTGTATTAGCAGtacatcaaaattttatttgcctGGTCTGTTGGTACATGCAGTGGTCAACTTATATACTATTTCATTGCAATTTGAAGTGACACTACTTTCATTATAAGTAAAATACTTTGTTAGTGTTAGTCAATGTTAAAAGTGTCATTCCAATATGAAGGAAGAGACACAGAGAGAGAAGCATTACCGACAAGGAAGGTGACCATGTGAGAATCTTTATGTTGTTGGGGTCTTAAAAATTTCATTGCCTTTTTCCTATCGTTGTTGGCAAAGTGCTTGGTGAATATGGATTCCACTTCGTCCATTAGTCTAAAAACCTTACAAAACCAACGTTATTATAATGATAACCACTTATTAGAATACCATATAACCCATTATCAAGAATTACAGAAGACCAAAACCAAAAGAATTAAAGTTGAATGCAATATGCTGCTTTTcttatcctttttcttttaaggCATTGGAAGAAACCAAAATGTACCTTGTCAGAACTAACGAAATGGGATCTCTTCacttcttttaaataatttgcaGAAGCTTTTTGACAAGATACCTGCTCGATCAGATGacaatatgattaatttttaaataatttgcaGAAGCTTTTAAATAAAAGGAATAGGAATTCATAGTAACAGATTAGATATGCAAACTTAATTAAAGTTAGTGGCGTAATAAATTATCAATGCCAAGGAATAGTTCATGTGTAACTTTTAGACCGCTCACAACTTTTGATGCACAttgaaatataaactataaactgATATTTGATTAACCTCGTGatattaaattgaattgaataaatTTTGATCTCATATTACAAATAAACTCAACCTAAGTTAACCCCAATGGCTAATTCAAAGTAAAAGATTAAGTAAGCCTTATCAGGAATATTAATAGCTATATTTCCAACAACCTTAGACATCTTGATGAACTGGGTTaatatcatcatcttcttctttttttctttttcttttacaaatacAAATCACTATGATGATTCGATTTACCAAAACATAATTATGGATGACACATCTGTATACCATTAATGGTGATTGTCGGaactaaatacataataaattattcaattacaagaacactataatatttttctcacttttgctGAATGCGCCGATAACCATTCCAATATTCACCTTTTACTCACTTTTAATTGTTgggcgattttttttttaaaaaaagagtggtTCTTGTCTTTtcaaatcgaaaaaaaaaaatatttttttagtctaaaCGGATAACTTTTTTGTCCTAAACATTTTATGTCATTAAAAGAAAAGCACGAGTGAGCGTCATATTGTGCCTAAAGAATTGCAATACCACGTctgattaaaaaagaaaaagatattacataaaaaaaaaagataaaagccaCCACGCACCAGCTATATATTaagtatatataattgaataaatGTAGCTAAGCTCTCTATGACtatcatcataaatattatattcgAACACATAGTTTTCTTATTCACTCACAGATATGcacaaataaaaatgttaaatttatatatatattgtgtcaAACAGCTGTACCccttttattgattaaataaaattaaatagatgtAGAAGCAAAAAGAGTTTTGGACATATATATAAGATGTGACTCCATCAATCAAAaggaaaatggaaaagagaaattTAGTGGTACAATCACTATCTTTAGGTCATATGTACTGTAAGTCAAATTTAGTTGGGATGGGAAATCAGGTTTGATCTTGTCCATCATGGAAACAGTTTAAGATTCTCATGACTTTCATGTATGAAAGCACAGCCTTCAAGTGCAATTAAGCATGATGAGTAATACGACAAAGGATTAATTCTTGAGAAACTTTCTTTAGTTTTCGTCTTTATTATCGCAAAATATGTGATTGAATGGGAGGACTTCTTCAATCTCAtcaaatcctttttaatttgtgtttgccTATGTATATTTGCACATGTAGCGTGTTAAAACTTGAGAGAAAATAGGAGGAGATATTTTTAAGCCTTACCTTgtcaaatttctttaatatcttTGTAAATGCTACCATATTGAGTGAGCTGCCAAAACGAGAGAATGTGGTATTAGAAGTTGCGCAATCATGAAAGTGATGCATGCTTATACGTAAATGAATGTGCATAAAACCCACTACCCAATGAAgtatattcatatattttgtAAAGAAATGCAAGGTTGGATGGCATTCATtcgtaataattattataattatttcatacAAGGCAAAGAATCACAatgtttattgaaattaatGTCCTGTGTTAGTATGACCTTTATTAAagatataaattagaaatttaattaatataaacattAAGGATTTAGACAATGAtacattatatattaataaattattcttttactgcatattaataaataattatattaatataaaagttgATAATTCTATCGATTGGATGGTATATCTATCATAATATTAGTGTGATATATTATATTGGTAGGGTAGATTCACAATGTTTATAACAgcttaatatttttagaaaaaaaatatattaattaagagaaataatcttttttttttagatagaGAGAAATaatcttaacatttttattagtataatatgacatttttttttcattatttcagACTATAATCTTCAGGTAGAGAAACATTCTAGCTAGCATGTGACTGTGGCCTTACTCACACTGCAAAAAATGTCATGTATagtattgataaaataaatgttaaacaGTTGTATTTGTCTCTGTCAATATAACTTTTGTCTaatgaaatcaaattaatagtATAGATATTGTGCATATAttaacaatattatatatatgtattctaTACTAATGAGATGTTTATTAGTATAATGTATCatcctattaaaaaaaattataatatctaTATTAACCATTCAACTTTATTAGACGACGACTTTACTACTGAAGGTTAATCTAAAATCAAAccgttaatatattaaatttaattggtaCCTTTTGAATATTGATAATGTAAATGTATTTTACTATCAAGTAACTATGGattgatatataattaattaaaaattattaaatttataataaaaattttaaaagccatatttaagattatttcatggacttttatctttatatcgacaatatattaatattaaagcctaatatatgactttttttatacatatagtcttattttatttcattttctggcacatgtatttattttcgttaatatatatattcaattggACAAATTAAggttgataatataattaatcagTAAAAAAAGAGCTTAattaatattagttttatttatatgatggtaataataatttcattatataaaaaatatttgttaaatttttgaaGCATTAATTCTTGCATTTTAGAGGCGTGCCCTATATATAGGTATATTGATATAATTAGCAATTTTACTAGACCATTAGGTCAACCGGAAAAACACGATAGTTATGTTACCTTTACATAATTTATAGAATTTCAAACTTGTTATCAAgtgattgatatttttatatccACAGCTCACTCATTTTGATTTATGGGAAACCTttatattattagaaaaaaaacttcttactaggattttctaaactttttgtttaattaaataaaaacaatgctAAAAATAGGATTTCTTTTTTCGGTTTCTCGTAAAATTAAGTCTCTCTCGACTCCCTTCCTCTTTCCGGAATCTATAAATTACCACATTaaaatttcaggtgaaaaataaacaaacaaacaaacaagcaATTGAAAAGGAATTTTCAACTTAAGAAAGAAAACGAAATGAAAAGGTAAAGCAAAATTTGACGATAAGAAGTGCAATTTGATTTTGTTGGCCACTATTTGGAAGTGTGTGCTAAAGTTAGCTTTATAGTTCCTAACAGAAACATCTTGCCCCATTCCCGTATAATGCaaccaaagataaaaaaaatgcacaatcTATCAAATAAATCGCCTTACActtcaatattaaaaaagatgaatttaattataatgatgTACTAAAGTTATATAAATATGGAGTGATATGTGTTGTGTGAATAGATCTACTGATCTAACGTGACATTCACACCaaccttcattttttctctctatccAAAACCTTACGTGATGTTGTGAACTGCCATGCAACaaatcctttcattgccctcCTTATCATTTCTATATATTCTTTCCAATTTTGGCTAAGATGGTCACGAAATCAATATTCCCTTTTCTTagagtttttttcatttttcatcagCAAAAGGAACATGATGATAATACTAATAACAACGAGTACCAACC includes these proteins:
- the PHO1-H5 gene encoding phosphate transporter PHO1 isoform X2, which encodes MVKFSKELEAQLIPEWKEAFVNYWQLKKQIKRIKLSRIPKQSHHHAKPDFGLSIFDSLSFFVKNIAQNFSASDHHDLNIIQVRKKTTKDDEEEIYETELAQLFSEEDEVRVFFMRLDEELNKVNQFYRRQESEFIERGETLNKQLQILLDLKQIISDCRRKNSPSKPYSTGVSPQYSPTRDSDYSENFGDSDETNSEISQTDEVITTLEKNGISFVNSVMRTKTKKGKPKMAMRIDVPATNPTRAITAITSMLWEDLVKNPTGDLVHKRKLQCAEKMIRGAFVELYKGFGLLKTYSSLNMVAFTKILKKFDKVSCQKASANYLKEVKRSHFVSSDKVFRLMDEVESIFTKHFANNDRKKAMKFLRPQQHKDSHMVTFLVGLSTGCFVSLFCVYAILAHLCGIFSSNNEPAYMETVYPVFSVFTLLSLHLFMYGCNLFMWKNTRINYNFIFEFSPSTALKHRDAFLMSTTLMTTVIGAMVIHLLLRAANFSPTEIDAIPGILLLFFVVLLICPFDLFYRPTRYCFIRVIRNIVCSPFYKVLLVDFFMADQLTSQIPLLRHLESAGCHIFARAFKTHHPDTCHSGRLYMEITYIISFLPYYWRALQCARRWFDDGDVNHLANMGKYVSAMVAAGARVTYSRQNDNLWFAIVLITSVVATMYQLYWDFIKDWGFLNPKSINPWLRDDLILKNKSIYYMSIVLNIVLRVTWVETIMHFKVGPVQSRLLDFLLAALEVIRRGHWNFYRLENEHLNNVGHYRAVKTVPLPFREIDSD
- the PHO1-H5 gene encoding phosphate transporter PHO1 isoform X1, which codes for MVKFSKELEAQLIPEWKEAFVNYWQLKKQIKRIKLSRIPKQSHHHAKPDFGLSIFDSLSFFVKNIAQNFSASDHHDLNIIQVRKKTTKDDEEEIYETELAQLFSEEDEVRVFFMRLDEELNKVNQFYRRQESEFIERGETLNKQLQILLDLKQIISDCRRKNSPSKPYSTGVSPQYSPTRDSDYSVCAENFGDSDETNSEISQTDEVITTLEKNGISFVNSVMRTKTKKGKPKMAMRIDVPATNPTRAITAITSMLWEDLVKNPTGDLVHKRKLQCAEKMIRGAFVELYKGFGLLKTYSSLNMVAFTKILKKFDKVSCQKASANYLKEVKRSHFVSSDKVFRLMDEVESIFTKHFANNDRKKAMKFLRPQQHKDSHMVTFLVGLSTGCFVSLFCVYAILAHLCGIFSSNNEPAYMETVYPVFSVFTLLSLHLFMYGCNLFMWKNTRINYNFIFEFSPSTALKHRDAFLMSTTLMTTVIGAMVIHLLLRAANFSPTEIDAIPGILLLFFVVLLICPFDLFYRPTRYCFIRVIRNIVCSPFYKVLLVDFFMADQLTSQIPLLRHLESAGCHIFARAFKTHHPDTCHSGRLYMEITYIISFLPYYWRALQCARRWFDDGDVNHLANMGKYVSAMVAAGARVTYSRQNDNLWFAIVLITSVVATMYQLYWDFIKDWGFLNPKSINPWLRDDLILKNKSIYYMSIVLNIVLRVTWVETIMHFKVGPVQSRLLDFLLAALEVIRRGHWNFYRLENEHLNNVGHYRAVKTVPLPFREIDSD